The region ataatcttgtgAAATAGtgatttaaatcaataataatatgtatataacaTAACtcttttacttaaaaaatgtaaatgctGTGGATCAAATTATAATTTGCTTCACCTAATATTTGCACTCCAATTTGTAACATTTTCCTCTTGTCCTAACAGTAAATCTCCATCCATACATGCCAACAATTTCATTTCATAATATAAGTGGGAATTATAAGGCAGCTTCGAAATCCccgaaaataaaataaaatattagggCAGCCTGCCCCTGCCCGTTAAAAAACCAACGATTCACGTTTGTTGTGTTGTTCATGAAGCCACTATATAAAACACCTCACACCAGCACCTCCTTTTCAACAACCACTACTACTACTACCTCTGaatctttctctcttctcttctcaaacaaaaaaagttatacaCTCAGAAACAATGGAGGCATTGAAGATGAAGCTTTTCTTTGTCGCCATGGCCATGTTGATTATGGCAGCCTCAGCTGCAGATTCACCCGCTCCAAGTCCCACATCGGATGCCACCGCCATCTTCGTCCCAACCGCGGTCGCTTCTTTTCTTGTTCTTGCTTTTGGGTTTCTCTTTTGAGCTTCTCCTTTCAGTTTCTTGTGTTTTCTTCATGATTCATATTCTTATGGCACCACGTTTATTtgccattttatgtttttgtgcCCTTTAATTTCGATTTTCAtcatgtaatatattttattgtgatttttttgCTTATCAATTCATTCATCACCATCTTCCTTCCTTTTTGCTTACTTACATTCACGCCTTTTAATGGAATTAATACTCTCAAGGTAattaattgttagttttgaagttttgaatcttgattttttaaattgattccaattttttttttttttcaaattgttaccaaatttgaaattcaaactaCACAAACCTCAAGTTTGTTGTGGTCCTGGCTGAGACAATACTAATGATCAAggaaattataattaactaCATCATTACATTTCTTAATAGAGATGAGAGGAGTTGAATCAGTTTTAACAGAAAACTaactttttgttcattttaaaattggtgAAAGTGTTTGAGAACCGAGTAGAACAagttaattcaattattttaattaagcaTAATTTACtttgaattgaattttaagaatcaaccaaaaaaaaaaaaagtcatttattatttaatacttagTAGTAGTTTAATTCCGTCTTACAACATTGGAATGTACGATATATCTCTTCACACCAAGAACATCATGCATTTAGGGATGTGAGAATTGAAGAAGACTCTATAATAGGTAGCATAATAGTCTAAATTCTTAACTATGATAAACTTTAATGTCTCAATACCATTAAGGTAGTATATTTAAGTTtgatttaatcatataaaattggtttaataaagttaaatgtatactaatttatatattatattataatttaattttatgagatTTCAAACATTAAATTCATGATAAGGAGGGTCACTAAAGGATGATTTAAAGTAGAAGATGACTCGTATTATCACATgtagatattaaaaatttaacacgTGACACTTTCAAACGTTATTAATATATCCATTTAACAAAAGGAGTCacattgagttttttttttttacaaaaataaagaccaaattacaaattaaaccaacacaaatataaaaagggagataaaccacaattaaatttatacataaaaggACATTCAACAAGGTTGTGCCAACTTATCTTAACCTTTGACCCAGACTGATTTGTGTTGACCTTCAACAGGGTTGGCTTATCTTAACCCTCAACTAAAGTTGACTTTGTTCGACCTTCGATTTGGATTGATTGGGCTAAGCTTTGGCTGGAACAACTCAATTTAAACTTCAATTGGGACCGACTTGACTTGACCTTCAACCAGAGTCGATTTGACTCGAGCTTCTACTTACATTAACTCATCTCGACCTTCATACCGAGCCAACCTAGCTTAATTCTTCGACCAAGACCAACTTGGCTCAACCTTCATCTCAACCAACTCAGCTCAACATTTTGTCGAGGCTAACTTGACACAATCACCTTTAGCTTAGGTTGACTTGACTTTCGGCCAGGGTAGACTCTACTTAAACTTTGATTCGGCTCGACCTTCGACCAGGCTGACTTTACTCAACCTTTGACTTAGGACAGACTTAATTGACCTTCGACACGACTAACTTGGTTTGACCTTCTGCCCATATTGACACACCTTGACCTATATATCGATCCAACTCGGCTCAGCTCTTCATCTTGGACAAACTTGGCTCAACCTTTGTCTTGGACAACTCGACTTGACCTTCATCCTGGAAACTCGGTTTGACTATCAGCTGAGGTTGACACTCTCTTGGACCTACGATATGGGCAAATTTGCCTCGACCTTTGACTCGGGTCAATTCGTCTTTATTCTTTGACTCAGGCTCAGCCAAGGTCGACTTGAGTTGAATGGACTTGATCATTTGGTTTGGGCTGATTCAACTTGACTCTTCAACCCAAACCAATTGTACTCAACCTTAGATCTGAGTCGACTTGGTTCAATCTAGTCCTTAACCACTTTAACTTGATTTAGACACATCttgattttagatttttaaaatccaaaaatggTCTAATCTAAATTTGATCCAAAATCAATTAAGtggattaaatttaaaatccaaaaatatagATTTGAATTTAGGAAATATCCATTTAAGTAGACTTAAAGtaatatttgatttgaattaTTATGGATTAGATTTCACAATTCAAATCTTTTTGCCCACCCATACTTTTCCTTGAGCTTTTGTTTTAGACATATTATCATGACACTTTACCATTATCAGGAAGTTCAGGAACTACCTTATTTACCCAATGCCCTGACGTACTAACCGAAGAGATTGatttttttgacttttatttATTCTTGCTATTGTGTATGTTATTGAAAAATACATTCTGATTTATAGAATCCTTGAtgcatttttaagttttttaatatagaaTCTGAACTacgtaatttataatttatattttagaatacaCATTATggaatacaaaaaataaaaggtacATTATACATTTCgaaaaacaatttttgtattttagattGTTCAttctaaaatacaaattttattttatattttgaaatgtacaTCTTTAAATAAGATAAACTTGTATTGTGAAACATATATATTCCAAAACATCTCGAGATCATATAATGCATAACTGAAAAACATTTCTAAATTAAAGggcatattttaatttttaaatttatgaggaCGCATGTTGAAATTATGGaggtgcagaaaaaaaaaaactgcctAGGCAGCGTCCTCGAtgtattcaaaattttggatcaCTTTTATTTAAGATGGGCCCAAAGCCCATTAGAGTTTGGAGAGGGAGCCCAAAACTGGAACTTAAATGGATCTGAAgcatgcaaaagaaaaaacaatatcCTGCAATAGAATATGATGATGTCgaagagagtttttttttttttttatcaaatatagaTCCGCATTGGTTAAGCAAGTTTATTGGactaaatatgaatatttatgaTTGGATAAATCTAACCAACTTTCAAGTTGAAACTTAATTAGTTGAATTGATACCAACATTACTTGTGTGCATTAATGTGGTGATTTGTATTAATGCCAtgttcaacaaaaataaatggtGTAATTGGTTCATAtggatttaattaattagtttgttaatttcaagtcaaaactaaataaaataatagattaatctTTTTagatttatgtatttttacttaaattaggttgatgttttgataaattcttttttattttttaaattaatatatttataacaagtttttttttttggtaaatagTCGGTTAAGTATATCaagtataataagaaaaaaaaaaagagaacaatCTTAATATGAAAGCTTTAATTCCATtacttttgtttgaattttgttaaaaaaatataatcttaatatgaaaactttaattttattaattttgtttaaactctattaataattgaataatcAAGTAGTTTAGTTCTTAGAAAttgtcaaatttatttattaaagataaaataatattaatatgaataacTTTGAAGGAAcattaagaattttaaatttataaaacaaaaaaacaaagagaaaaggAATTTCTTATTAACACTAATTTCTctttaacaaatacaaatacatgtgacaattactaaaaattaaacttatattcaattttcaaccaaaattaacaaaattaagtttttttgtaataaaattataatatttttattatactaaaaataaaacatgttaatatttattgtattaaaccgactattttttttttcaatttcattttaatattccTTTCTATAGTTTTAATGTTACTAAACGtgtaaaaaagaattataatctaattaaaaataggTTTGAGCTGAAAACATTTAGAATTTTTGTTTACTGTGAATCAAAGTTAAcctaattttattcaattttgaaGTTAAATATGGCTTTTTTTTCTCTCAGTAGCACCGTTCATACTTTTATTTAACCACATAACACACTATACACTAAATTTACACACATGGTTTGAGATCGTAGGTGAAAATTCGGTCTCAGGACCTGAATTCTAATCTTCTTTGgctacttttttttaattctcagTGAGAATTCGGTCCatgatcattttttttaaaaatgaattaaaatttttgaaatttagaaaaaagaattaagtgttatttttttatttttgtttttataaaaattttgaattggaggttaaaatatatttagtattgtatttttaattattttaggtgttatttgaaaaataaaattaaatatttttgtaccttttaatatacaatttttataaattatcataatt is a window of Vigna unguiculata cultivar IT97K-499-35 chromosome 4, ASM411807v1, whole genome shotgun sequence DNA encoding:
- the LOC114181589 gene encoding arabinogalactan protein 14-like, yielding MEALKMKLFFVAMAMLIMAASAADSPAPSPTSDATAIFVPTAVASFLVLAFGFLF